A portion of the Adhaeribacter radiodurans genome contains these proteins:
- the accC gene encoding acetyl-CoA carboxylase biotin carboxylase subunit, translated as MFKKILVANRGEIALRIIRTCKEMGIKTVAVYSTADKESLHVRFADEAVCIGPPSSTLSYLNIPNIISAAEITNADAIHPGYGFLSENAEFSRICHENGIKFIGATPAMINAMGDKSSAKSTMKKAGVPTIPGSEGLLKSVEEGIKLAHKIKYPVIIKATAGGGGRGMRIINNDDEFEKAWNSARTEAKAAFGDDGMYLEKFVEEPRHIEIQLVGDQFGKVCHLSERDCSIQRRHQKLIEETPSPFIDEKLREAMGNAAIAGASAISYEGVGTIEFLVDKHKNFYFMEMNTRIQVEHPITEEVINYDLIKEQIKVAAGVPISGKNYYPQMHAIECRINAEDPINGFRPAPGKITTLHIPGGHGVRVDTHVYAGYTIPPNYDSMIAKLIVTAQTREEAIVKMKRALSEFVVEGVKTTIPFHLKMMDDENFKTGNFTTKYLDTYDFSKLAE; from the coding sequence GTGTTTAAGAAAATTCTGGTTGCTAATCGCGGTGAAATTGCATTACGTATTATTCGTACCTGCAAAGAAATGGGCATTAAAACGGTAGCGGTTTATTCTACCGCCGATAAAGAAAGCCTGCACGTACGATTCGCGGACGAAGCCGTGTGTATTGGCCCGCCTTCCAGTACCTTATCGTATTTAAATATTCCTAATATTATCTCGGCTGCCGAAATTACCAATGCCGATGCTATTCACCCGGGTTACGGTTTTTTATCGGAGAATGCCGAATTTTCGCGCATCTGCCATGAAAATGGGATTAAGTTTATTGGCGCAACGCCAGCCATGATTAACGCCATGGGCGATAAATCTTCGGCCAAATCTACCATGAAAAAAGCGGGTGTTCCTACCATTCCGGGTTCCGAAGGATTGTTAAAATCGGTAGAAGAAGGTATAAAACTAGCCCATAAAATAAAATATCCGGTTATTATTAAAGCTACTGCCGGTGGTGGTGGGCGTGGTATGCGGATTATCAATAACGATGATGAATTTGAAAAAGCCTGGAACAGCGCGCGTACTGAAGCAAAAGCAGCTTTTGGCGACGATGGCATGTACCTGGAAAAGTTTGTAGAAGAGCCGCGTCATATTGAAATTCAATTAGTAGGCGATCAATTCGGAAAAGTATGCCACCTATCGGAGCGTGATTGTTCTATTCAGCGACGTCATCAGAAATTAATAGAAGAAACACCCTCTCCCTTTATTGATGAGAAGCTTCGGGAAGCAATGGGAAATGCCGCTATAGCAGGAGCATCTGCCATTAGTTACGAAGGCGTTGGCACCATTGAATTTCTGGTAGATAAGCACAAGAATTTTTACTTCATGGAAATGAACACCCGCATACAGGTGGAGCACCCCATTACCGAAGAAGTAATTAATTACGATTTAATCAAAGAGCAAATAAAAGTAGCTGCCGGAGTTCCTATTTCCGGAAAAAATTATTATCCGCAAATGCACGCCATTGAATGCCGCATTAACGCCGAAGATCCGATAAATGGTTTCAGACCGGCTCCGGGTAAAATTACCACTCTTCATATTCCGGGGGGGCATGGCGTGCGGGTAGATACGCATGTTTACGCTGGTTACACCATTCCGCCCAATTACGATTCGATGATTGCCAAGTTAATTGTTACGGCACAAACCCGTGAAGAGGCTATTGTAAAGATGAAGCGGGCGTTGAGTGAATTTGTAGTGGAAGGCGTAAAAACAACTATTCCTTTCCATTTAAAAATGATGGACGACGAAAACTTTAAAACAGGTAACTTTACCACTAAATACCTGGATACCTACGATTTTAGTAAACTAGCAGAATAA
- the accB gene encoding acetyl-CoA carboxylase biotin carboxyl carrier protein, whose protein sequence is MKAKELQELIDFIAKSGLNKVDIETEEFKISVKREPDSPKVHYLPEPTRPAVSAAPATPSTPASVPANPTPVSAPAAATTSTESNYLTIKSPMIGTFYRSSSPESDFFVNVGDVIAKGDVICIIEAMKLFNEIEAEFGGKVVKVLVENASPVEYDQPLFLIDPS, encoded by the coding sequence ATGAAAGCCAAAGAACTTCAGGAACTGATTGACTTTATTGCAAAGTCAGGTTTAAATAAAGTAGATATTGAAACCGAAGAATTTAAGATTTCGGTAAAGCGTGAACCCGATTCTCCCAAAGTGCATTATTTGCCGGAACCAACCCGACCAGCGGTTTCAGCGGCACCCGCCACTCCATCTACACCAGCAAGTGTTCCAGCTAACCCGACACCTGTCAGTGCTCCTGCCGCGGCAACTACTAGTACCGAATCGAATTATTTAACGATAAAATCACCCATGATCGGAACATTTTATCGTTCTTCTAGTCCGGAATCCGACTTTTTTGTAAACGTAGGAGACGTTATTGCAAAAGGTGATGTGATTTGCATTATCGAAGCCATGAAGTTATTTAATGAGATTGAAGCGGAATTTGGCGGTAAGGTGGTAAAAGTATTGGTAGAAAATGCGTCACCAGTTGAATACGATCAACCTTTATTCCTGATAGATCCATCATAA
- the efp gene encoding elongation factor P, whose protein sequence is MATTADFKNGLCLEYNGDLYIITEFQHVKPGKGPAFVRTKLKNIKTGKVIDNTFNAGVKVTTARVEQRPHQFLYKDDMGYTFMDTNTFEQVILEEKMVPFADLLKDGQEVTILFHAETETPLTCEIPPFVELMITYTEPGIKGDTATNASKAAIVETGATIQVPLFINQDELIKVDTRTYTYAERVK, encoded by the coding sequence ATGGCAACTACTGCTGATTTCAAAAACGGTTTGTGCTTAGAATATAACGGTGATTTGTACATTATTACCGAATTCCAGCACGTAAAGCCAGGTAAAGGCCCAGCTTTTGTGCGGACTAAATTAAAAAATATAAAAACCGGTAAAGTTATCGATAACACCTTCAATGCTGGAGTTAAAGTTACTACGGCCCGAGTAGAACAACGTCCGCACCAGTTTTTGTACAAAGATGATATGGGATACACATTCATGGACACCAACACCTTTGAACAAGTAATTCTGGAGGAAAAAATGGTACCCTTTGCCGATTTGTTAAAAGATGGCCAGGAAGTAACTATTCTGTTTCATGCCGAAACGGAAACCCCGCTTACCTGTGAAATACCTCCTTTTGTGGAGTTAATGATTACTTATACGGAGCCGGGCATTAAAGGCGATACTGCTACTAATGCTTCTAAAGCCGCTATTGTGGAAACTGGCGCTACCATTCAGGTACCTCTCTTTATCAACCAGGATGAGTTGATTAAAGTAGATACCCGCACTTACACGTATGCAGAACGAGTAAAATAA
- a CDS encoding beta-ketoacyl-ACP synthase III, giving the protein MSKISAAITGVSGYVPDYVLTNQELETMVETNDEWIVTRTGIKERRILKEEGQGTSYIVNFAVRDLLRKTNTRPEEVELIIVATTTPDMVFPATANLVAAETGLVNAFGYDLQAACSGFLFALSTGAKFIESGRYKKIIIAGADKMSSIINYEDRTTCIIFGDGGGAVMLEPNSEGLGIIDEVLKSDGTGAPYLHMKAGGSRRPATHETVANKEHYAYQEGTTVFKFAVKGMADVAAEVMDRNQLTGEDIAWLVPHQANKRIIDATSGRMNIGSDKVMMNIDRYGNTTSGTLPLCLWDYEKQLKKGDNIILAAFGGGFTWGAIYLKWAYDSK; this is encoded by the coding sequence ATGAGTAAAATATCTGCTGCTATTACTGGCGTAAGCGGCTACGTACCGGACTATGTTCTTACCAACCAGGAGTTGGAAACCATGGTGGAGACCAATGATGAATGGATTGTTACCCGTACCGGTATAAAGGAAAGAAGAATACTGAAAGAAGAAGGCCAAGGCACCTCGTATATTGTAAATTTTGCCGTTAGGGATTTGCTTCGAAAAACCAATACCCGTCCGGAAGAAGTTGAATTAATTATAGTTGCTACCACTACCCCCGATATGGTTTTCCCGGCAACGGCTAATTTAGTAGCAGCCGAAACCGGCTTGGTAAATGCCTTTGGGTACGATTTACAAGCAGCTTGCTCTGGTTTTTTATTTGCGCTTTCTACAGGTGCTAAATTCATTGAATCGGGCCGTTACAAAAAAATAATAATAGCCGGAGCCGATAAAATGTCTTCTATTATCAATTACGAAGACCGTACTACGTGTATTATTTTCGGCGATGGCGGTGGCGCCGTAATGCTGGAACCTAATTCAGAAGGTTTAGGAATAATAGATGAAGTGTTAAAATCGGATGGTACGGGCGCTCCTTACCTGCACATGAAGGCAGGAGGCAGCCGGCGACCAGCTACCCACGAAACAGTAGCCAATAAGGAACATTACGCCTACCAGGAAGGAACCACCGTTTTTAAATTTGCCGTAAAAGGCATGGCCGATGTAGCCGCCGAAGTAATGGACCGTAACCAATTAACTGGTGAAGACATTGCCTGGCTGGTTCCTCATCAGGCAAACAAGCGAATTATTGATGCTACTTCTGGCCGCATGAATATTGGTAGTGACAAAGTAATGATGAACATTGATCGTTATGGTAATACTACCAGTGGAACTTTGCCATTATGCTTATGGGATTATGAAAAACAACTCAAGAAAGGCGATAATATCATTTTGGCTGCTTTTGGGGGTGGTTTTACCTGGGGCGCTATTTACCTGAAGTGGGCCTACGATTCGAAATAA
- the plsX gene encoding phosphate acyltransferase PlsX: protein MRIALDAMGGDFAPDSIVQGAILASHDLPEDAEIVLIGQEDVVRECLQKHGATSSRISIVPASQVIQMGEHPTKALTQKPDSSISKGYQLLKLKQIDAFCSAGNTGAMLVGAMFSVKAVEGVFRPASAGFVPKLDGGTGIFLDVGANAECKPEVLDQFGKLGSIYAQYVLGISNPKVGLMNLGEEEGKGTVTLQAAHQLLKNNPSLNFIGNIEGRDLFNDKADVIICDGFIGNVILKLSESIYDILLSKNIVDPYFDKFNYEAVGGSPILGINGNAIIGHGVSSPTATCNMLHLAYKMAKSGITEQIQKEFST from the coding sequence ATGAGAATAGCCCTCGACGCAATGGGCGGTGACTTTGCTCCTGACTCTATTGTTCAAGGAGCAATTCTGGCTTCCCACGATTTACCGGAAGATGCCGAAATAGTATTGATAGGTCAGGAAGATGTAGTGCGGGAATGTTTACAAAAACACGGTGCTACCTCTTCCCGCATATCTATTGTACCTGCCAGTCAGGTTATTCAAATGGGCGAGCATCCTACTAAAGCACTTACCCAGAAACCAGATTCCAGTATTTCCAAAGGATATCAGTTGCTCAAACTGAAGCAGATTGATGCCTTTTGCAGTGCCGGAAACACGGGTGCTATGCTGGTGGGAGCTATGTTCAGCGTAAAAGCAGTAGAAGGCGTTTTTAGGCCGGCGAGTGCGGGATTCGTTCCTAAATTAGACGGTGGAACAGGCATTTTCTTGGATGTAGGGGCTAACGCGGAATGTAAACCTGAAGTTTTAGACCAATTTGGAAAATTAGGTTCCATTTATGCCCAGTATGTACTTGGTATTTCTAATCCTAAAGTTGGTTTAATGAACTTAGGCGAAGAAGAAGGCAAAGGTACAGTTACTTTGCAGGCCGCCCATCAACTACTCAAAAATAATCCTAGTCTGAATTTTATCGGCAACATTGAAGGCCGCGATTTATTCAACGATAAGGCTGATGTAATTATCTGTGATGGATTTATCGGAAACGTAATACTAAAACTATCCGAGTCCATATATGATATTTTACTGAGCAAAAACATTGTCGATCCGTATTTTGATAAATTCAATTACGAAGCAGTGGGAGGAAGCCCTATTTTAGGTATTAACGGAAATGCAATTATCGGACACGGTGTATCCAGTCCGACTGCTACCTGCAACATGTTGCATCTAGCCTACAAAATGGCTAAGTCGGGAATTACCGAACAGATTCAAAAAGAGTTCAGTACCTGA
- the rpmF gene encoding 50S ribosomal protein L32: MAHPKRKISKTRRDKRRTHYKLTPSTHMECSNCGSPVLYHRVCSECGYYRGKQAIEKEVAA; this comes from the coding sequence ATGGCACATCCTAAACGAAAGATTTCGAAAACCAGAAGAGATAAGAGAAGAACGCACTATAAATTAACTCCAAGTACACACATGGAATGTTCAAACTGTGGTTCACCGGTTCTATACCACCGCGTTTGTTCTGAATGTGGGTATTACAGAGGTAAGCAAGCTATTGAGAAAGAAGTAGCAGCCTAA
- a CDS encoding YceD family protein produces MRKINEFDIQIATLSNKVHEYDFVLDNNFFALFDQNLVNGGNLRAHVMLDKTDLLLQFEFKITGTVNVTCDRSLDEFDYPVELDELLLVRYGAVEAELDDNILQILPGTQAINIAQHLFDYIGLAIPIKKLHPRFYEVDEDPDAENILIYSSGGLNQDTDDEDDDAAGDPRWDALKKLK; encoded by the coding sequence GTGAGAAAGATAAATGAGTTTGATATTCAAATTGCCACCCTTAGTAATAAGGTTCACGAGTACGATTTTGTTTTAGATAATAACTTTTTTGCGTTATTTGATCAAAATCTGGTGAATGGTGGTAATCTGCGGGCACATGTAATGTTAGACAAAACCGACCTTTTACTGCAATTTGAGTTTAAGATTACCGGAACGGTAAATGTAACCTGCGACCGCAGTTTAGATGAGTTTGATTATCCGGTAGAATTAGATGAATTGCTTTTGGTTCGGTATGGGGCTGTTGAAGCGGAATTAGACGATAATATTTTGCAGATACTACCGGGAACTCAGGCCATTAATATTGCGCAGCATTTGTTCGATTATATTGGTTTAGCTATCCCCATAAAAAAATTGCATCCCCGGTTCTACGAAGTAGACGAAGATCCAGACGCAGAAAACATCCTTATTTACTCCAGCGGCGGATTAAATCAGGATACAGATGACGAGGATGACGATGCAGCTGGTGACCCTCGTTGGGATGCCTTGAAAAAATTAAAATAA